A stretch of Deltaproteobacteria bacterium DNA encodes these proteins:
- the purN gene encoding phosphoribosylglycinamide formyltransferase, which translates to MNVAVLISGEGTNLQAILDYEKEWHQHSPCPFHVALVLSNRKEALGLRRASDYKVPTVVVDPKEFQSRESFDEALIHHLEQHQIKLVVLAGFMRILTPLFVRKYYGRLLNIHPALLPQFPGTDAIQNALKAGVKKTGATVHFVDEGVDTGPIIKQEVVPVEQNDSLETLSQKIHSVEHRLYPEVIRLFGEGKIHLRGRNVRVDA; encoded by the coding sequence ATGAACGTCGCCGTCCTGATCTCAGGCGAAGGGACCAACCTGCAGGCGATTCTTGATTATGAGAAAGAGTGGCATCAACACAGCCCCTGTCCCTTTCATGTAGCCCTCGTGCTGAGCAATCGAAAAGAGGCTCTCGGTTTGAGAAGGGCCTCCGATTACAAAGTGCCGACGGTCGTCGTTGATCCCAAGGAGTTTCAAAGTCGTGAATCGTTCGATGAGGCGCTCATCCATCATCTCGAACAACATCAAATCAAGCTGGTCGTACTGGCTGGTTTCATGAGAATCCTGACTCCGTTGTTTGTCCGAAAATATTATGGGCGTCTTTTGAATATCCACCCCGCCCTCCTCCCTCAATTTCCGGGGACCGATGCGATCCAGAACGCCCTCAAGGCGGGGGTCAAAAAGACCGGCGCGACCGTCCACTTTGTCGATGAGGGGGTCGACACGGGCCCCATCATCAAACAGGAAGTGGTCCCGGTTGAACAAAACGATTCCCTCGAAACGCTCTCACAAAAAATTCACTCGGTTGAACACCGGCTCTACCCCGAGGTGATTCGTCTTTTTGGAGAGGGAAAAATTCACTTGAGAGGACGAAACGTAAGGGTTGACGCTTGA
- a CDS encoding phosphoribosylformylglycinamidine cyclo-ligase, which yields MAYPTTTYKESGVDIDIADLFIQRIKPLVKKTERPGVLGGIGHFAGLFVPDLKKYNNPVLCASTDGVGTKLKVAIEMKSLKGLGQDLVAMNANDILCLGADPLFFLDYYATGHLDPDEAVQVVQGMTEACRTIGCSVLGGETAEMPSVYQKGDFDLAGFIVGIVNRGNIIDGSQIAPGDELIGLASSGPHSNGFSLIRKIIADRKLSLKKTYPPLTRPLGDVLLEPTRLYGPLLESFKNEFALKGIVHITGGGLENIVRILPHGCQVIVERKAWPTPPIFDLLKEWGNLTDQEMERVLNLGIGLVMIVSPADVDPILLKLRGQGEKAWRIGRIASRPSNESALKVHR from the coding sequence GTGGCTTACCCAACAACAACTTACAAAGAATCCGGCGTTGATATCGACATCGCTGACCTTTTTATCCAGCGGATTAAACCGCTCGTCAAAAAGACCGAACGCCCCGGCGTCTTGGGGGGGATTGGCCACTTCGCCGGACTCTTCGTCCCTGATCTCAAAAAATATAACAACCCTGTCCTTTGTGCCTCAACCGATGGCGTCGGGACGAAGCTCAAGGTCGCTATTGAGATGAAGAGCCTGAAGGGATTAGGCCAGGACCTCGTCGCGATGAACGCCAACGATATCCTCTGTCTTGGGGCTGATCCGCTCTTCTTCCTTGACTACTATGCGACAGGTCATCTGGACCCCGACGAAGCAGTGCAAGTGGTTCAGGGGATGACTGAGGCCTGCCGCACGATCGGCTGTTCTGTTCTGGGCGGTGAGACCGCCGAGATGCCGTCCGTCTACCAAAAGGGGGACTTTGACCTCGCCGGATTTATCGTCGGTATTGTAAACAGGGGGAACATTATCGATGGAAGCCAAATCGCCCCCGGAGATGAACTGATCGGACTCGCCTCCTCCGGTCCCCATTCGAACGGTTTTTCGCTTATCCGTAAAATCATTGCCGATCGGAAATTGTCACTTAAAAAAACCTACCCTCCCCTCACACGACCGCTCGGTGACGTTCTGCTTGAACCGACACGACTCTACGGGCCGCTTCTGGAATCATTTAAAAACGAATTTGCCCTGAAAGGGATCGTCCATATTACGGGCGGCGGGCTCGAAAATATTGTCCGCATTCTCCCGCACGGGTGTCAGGTCATTGTTGAGAGAAAGGCCTGGCCAACTCCACCAATCTTCGACCTCCTCAAGGAATGGGGAAATCTCACCGATCAGGAGATGGAGCGCGTCTTAAATCTTGGCATCGGTCTCGTAATGATCGTCTCCCCTGCCGATGTTGATCCAATTCTTTTAAAACTCCGTGGACAAGGTGAAAAGGCCTGGAGGATCGGGCGTATCGCCTCTCGTCCGAGCAACGAATCGGCCCTGAAGGTCCATCGATGA